A single window of Candidatus Thermoplasmatota archaeon DNA harbors:
- a CDS encoding RidA family protein, producing MSLAETSLKQLGFAIPPMSKPMASYVPWVRAGNLVYVSGQGPMRDGKPTHVGYVGRDFTVEQGQEAARVTCLNVLAAVKDAVGDLDRVVRIVKVTGFVRSAPGFVDQPKVINGASDLLVQVFGEKGRHARAAVGVNELPIGIAVEIEAVVEVA from the coding sequence ATGTCGCTCGCCGAAACGAGCCTCAAGCAGTTGGGCTTCGCGATCCCCCCGATGTCCAAGCCGATGGCGTCCTACGTTCCCTGGGTACGAGCCGGGAACCTCGTGTACGTTTCCGGACAGGGGCCCATGCGCGACGGGAAGCCCACGCACGTCGGCTACGTTGGTCGCGATTTCACGGTGGAGCAAGGCCAGGAGGCCGCGCGCGTCACCTGCCTCAACGTGCTGGCCGCGGTCAAGGACGCCGTGGGCGACCTCGATCGCGTCGTGCGCATCGTGAAGGTGACGGGCTTCGTCCGCAGCGCCCCCGGTTTCGTGGACCAGCCCAAGGTGATCAACGGGGCAAGCGATCTTCTCGTGCAGGTCTTCGGCGAGAAAGGTCGCCACGCCCGCGCGGCCGTTGGAGTCAACGAGCTTCCCATCGGCATCGCCGTGGAGATCGAAGCCGTCGTCGAGGTCGCCTAG